Within the Marasmius oreades isolate 03SP1 chromosome 10, whole genome shotgun sequence genome, the region GCTGAAAGGACATCCGACGGAACCAGGATAATTCTTACCATCCGGTAAGCTACACGAGTCAGCTACCGGTGCATTATTCTTCTCACTAATGGCTTGCAGAACAAGTGGCACTGAGCCGAAGGTAGAAATAAATTTAGATTGTTTCAAAAAAAATGAAACAGCACGTTGACAACATTGACTTGTTAGATCAAATACTATCTGGAAGGTAACGGGAAAGACAAGCAAGTGGTTGCTGAGCTACTGCCGTCAGTCGTAGGAGAATTAGGGAACGTCTGGATGGAGGCCGAGAAGAATAGTTTAGGTCGACCGTAAAGTCGACCGCCGTAGGCACTGAAATGAATCCATGGGCCAGTGCCATCGACCTCACAGTTGATTATGGAAAAACTTAGCTACGACCGAtaggttcttcttctcagCTTAGTAAATTCACGCAGGCATACGAGGAATAAGTAAACCTGGTGCTCTCATAGATTGGCCGATATCGTTCATCAGTGCATCATCGTTTGCCAACCGTAGTTGGTTTCGCTGAAATCAGAGGTGTCGGAAGATCTTCATCAACAGAAGTCGAAACTTCCTGATCACTGAATCCCATTTTCAACCTCGAGTTGTGTGAATGAGTTGATTGGCTACTCGATGCCAACAAAGAGGCAGTATAAGAGATTATGTGCTTAGGTGACCCACTTCCATTCCTCTACGACGCGTTGTATTCGCTCTCTTTGCAGTCCATTCGCTGTTTTCCTCAATTTCGTCAACACGTGCTCGTGTATGTTCACGTCCGCCTCAGGCTCGTCGCCTTTGGAGTCAACCCCGGCCTCCAAGTCCTTCCATTCAGACCACTTCTTTATCCATTCATCCCCATCCGTTTGCGGCTTGACGGCATGTATCGTCCGTTTTTGAGGGACTGAAACCGCATCCGTTATAGAGTCCCACCGTTTCGGCTTgaaattcttgaatttcgGGGGAGGAGTAGGTTCTGCAGAACTTTCCGAGTGAGCTCTCTTTCGCTTACGAACCCCGTTGTAGGGGGCAGTGCCTCCATTATCacttccttcatcttcacttGAGCCGTTGAGGGCATGATGCACCCTCCATCTCAACTCTCTAGCCATCGCGGGCGCGTCCTTGATCCTGTCATGTGGCACTTGTTCTTTCGATTCCTTTTTTGCATTTTCCGAGCCCCGCTCCAAAATTCTTGTCTCAGAAACCAGGAAGTCTGCCAGTGCCACCATGGAGGTCAAGACCCTAGTCGAGAAAGCCGAAGCTCCAGAGGCTTTGAGGTCTTTCAGGATTTTGTCACCGACATACCAACACAGCCTGTGGCACATCAGCATCAGAAGATGGTCGCGCGATAGCTGTACATAACGTACTTTGTGAAAAGCGGGAAGCGAAATTTCTTGGGCACTTGAGTTCTGAACTCGATGTCCCGTACTCGCAGTTCTGGGCGTGAATTTGGGTATTAAAAGTGGTCAGTGAAGAAGAAGTGCTTACGAGTAGCAACGCTATATGAGTGAAGAAAGTTTCCGCCAAATACCAGAGTGTCGACCGGCGTGTGCTGTTTTATACGTCTCAAAAACGATATTTCACATGTGAGGGTCAGGCGCACCACGGCGTGTATCCATCCGGCTGGTATAATCATCGTGTTGCCCTCACGAAGAGTTACTTTGATGACTTCGTCGACCATATCACCTAGCCAAGTCTGATTTTGAATGTCTGTTCCCGACCAACGTTCATAGGCCGCTAAATTGGAAGCTGTTGGCTTTATAAAGTAGAATACCTGAAGGATCGTCAGAGGCAGAAACGCAAGTAGCAAAGATAAGATGATACTTTGGATCCCTCCATTATGTGATAATACACAGATGATCCCGCGAAGTCTATATGCCAATCCTTAAGTACCTATTAGCGGGTTCAAAAAGCATGGCAACAGTAAACGAACCGTCCAAGCACCTTCCACTCCCATCAGGCAGTACAACTGAACCTTGGGGTATGAATGACCCTTGCCCTTCTTCGTGCTCGGCCAATAATTCTCCACCCAATCGATCTCTCGCACTAGACGTGGTGGTAATATCCTGTTCGCAAGAAGAGTTCCAGATATCTCTAACGATATAACGTTCAAGATCTTCTCTCGTTTGCTGGGTTCCAGGTTGAAATACTCGACCCACTTTCCTAGTGTCCAGCCACTGACACTGGATTGTGAAGCGACATCTGAAGTATGATATCAGTAGCATAACGTGTTCAGAGGCTTGAAGAGTCAATTTACCGATGACTTCGAGGGGCGAGTTCTCCCCGACAAGCAATGCAACGTCTTCAACACCAAAGTTCTCGGGCATCTTCATACCCAGTCCTGCGGGATTGTCAATGACAAATGGCTCTGTCATAGCATATTCATCTTCCGCCAACCATTCCAGCCCCACATCACCACCCTTCATTCTCTTGAAGTAGTCCTCCTTCATCGGCTTTCCTTCCATCATGTGCATCCACCTGTTCGGATCAGACGGTATGCCTAATTCAATGTTGGCATAATCTCTTGTagctttcttcctttctgatTTTCGAGTGGGTGCTTTATAAGTAATCGTGCGTCGAGGCTCCTTCTCCAAACAAGGTTTGCAAAACCTAACACGCCAAGCCGTGAGTGTCGCGTTATTGAAGGAGCTAAGACTTGACACACCATTTATCAATAGTACTGAGTTCCTCTCCATTTCCAACACAACGCCAGTGATACCAGACCTTGCACAAGCCGCACATTGCCCATTCCTCTGTGTCTTGGAGTTGTTGGTCCTGTGTACAAGCAGGGCATGTTTCCTCGGTAGCTTTAGACGATTTCTTGTTTACTTCATGTCCTTCCGTATCCGATGGTGAAGTAGAACGAGTAGAACTACCATTGGCCCGAGCTGAACGCCTTTTGCCAGGGGCCATAAGCGGAGTTTTTGACAAGCGTTTTGTCACTATGCAAACTGGCGCGTGACACCGGCCTCGATCATGTCCTCATCAACAACCAGCACTGGGCCTCTCAAACGGAAAGCATTTGATGCAGATTCGAGTCAACCCAATAAGACAGCCAAgagtgagtacttgagtagCTGAGTGACCATCTGTTATTTCGACGGTGTTATTGAGCCGGCACTTTCTTTAAGAAATACACCCTTTCTTTACTCAGGGAACGAAGGGATTGGAACAATCGCAAGGCAGTTTTAAGTGGCTCAAGTCACTAGGTCCAAAGTCAACCTGCCTCCATGGCGTGAATCTCGAACCACCATCAAGAACAAAAGTTGCTTTTCTCGACCTAGACGGAACAATTATTAAGTCAAACCTTGGTTCCAAAAATACGTCTTGGGAGTGGTGGAGACCACAAGTTCCGGGAGCATTAAAGAAACTACATGAAGATGGGTATGTCTaagtctcttcctcttctatcGTCTTATTAAAGCATTCGTGATCTAGCTACTCGATAGTAATTGTCAGCAACCAAGCCCTCAAATCCGCTGCACTGAAAACCTGGAGGGATAAAATACCATCCATCGCTGCTTCCGTTGGTCTTTATACTTGATTCGTCAGGTCTACGAAGTTTTGATTGCTATTTACAGTTGTCGACAATACCCTTTCGACTATTTGCAGCTACAGCCAAAGACTACTACCGCAAGGTTTACCTGGTTTCTTATGCCTTATAAGTTGTCACTAAGAAGATTTTACCGATACATTTAGCCCATGATTGGCATATGGATGGAGCTGAAACGCATATTCAACGAGGACGGTGTTGAAATAGGTTCGTTCAAACGGCTAATATGTGAATACGCGCTTGACATGTCCGTTACCAGACCAGTCCTCATCTTTCTTTGTCGGGGATGCTGCGGGCAGACAATACGCCGGCGGCCGTAGTGACTTCTCGGGTACGGATCGCAAATGGGCCTTGAATATAGGAATCGCTTTTCATACACCCGAGGTATAGCACTCTCCCTTATCATGTCGTTCTGTTcctgatcgaatatcaggaATGGTTTCTGGGGGTTCCTGTCCATACCAATATTAAGCTAGAGGGTTTCCAGGTATCCAGCCTACCCGAAAGTACGCATACCTCATTCGTATTCAATCTGCTACTGAAATGTCGTTGTAGTGCCACTGTATACCCCAACAAGTTTGCCCCTAATACCGGATCCTCGCGTTGTCGAGATTGTTTTATTCGTAGGATATCCATCTTTGGGGAAAACCTCCTTCTACAGTCGCTATCTAAAACCTGCCGGATATGTACATGTTAATCAGGTTTGTACTTATTTTCTGAGCCGAAGGATAATTCATGACGTTCCTTCCCAAGGATGTATTGGGTTCCCGTGCTAAATGTATTTTAGGGGTCGAGCAGGCCCTCGACCAAGGTCTTTCCTGTGTGGTGGGTGAGAATCACCGTTTCGTGACTCCTTTTTTTGTTCGCTTGATGTTCTACGTTCCTCCAGATAACACAAACAGGGATGCTCAGACGCGGAAATACTACGTCGACTTGGCCCAGAAGCGGCAAGTCTCCGTCAGGCACGTACACTCATTCGTTATGAAGTTCCATCTGCTCAAGGCTCGGCTATCAAGCAGATGTTTTCATTTTTCAGGATCGATGGAATTAGCCTGGCATAACAATCTTTATCGAGCGTTCAATATGCCACCTTCTGTTGCCGCACGAGAGGTGATATTCTCCTGATAGATTTTTCGTCGTTGCTGATGCGAAAGATCAAGCCGAAACGTGATTTAGTTCCTTATCTGGCGTTCACGTCTTACAAGGGTGCCTTCGAAGAACCGGAGCTCTCCGAAGGCTTTTCGGAGATCAGGAAGATCAACTGGGTGTTTGAGGGTAATGAGGAGGAGCGGCGTCACTGGAGTATGTGGATGCAGCTAGAGGGTAGATAAAAGCGCTCGTAATGAACGCGATGTAGGGATTTACACTATCCATCATGGTTTCCCATCGAATCTGAATACCTCCTCCAGTTCCTGTGAAACACTGATCAAGATTTAGAATCAGGGGTGTACAACGGATGCCTACTGTCCACCATGGAGTGTCCTTTCCACTTCCCTCCGCTCCCTCGACGAAGCTCTCTTGCATGCCGTCCGTGACTTTCCACCATCTCTGAGTCTCAGGGTCCTCCGCCACCTTCTTCATGTCTGCCTCGTAATCCGATCCAGTGTATTTCATGGTGGCTATGAGAAGCTGGAGTGACGGGTAGTAGTGGATGGAGTAATCGACGATATGAGCCCTTTCCAGTGCTGCGAGCACACCTGGCCACACTTGTGCATGGATAGCCCGATATTCTGCTTCTGCAGAGGGCTTCAGCTGGTCACGTCATCTCAGGAGTGGAGTTTGGAAACGGTCAAAGGAGAGACGGCACCTTGATTATCTGACAGATGCGTTTGGTGTGAGGGACTGACATGGGGTATATTTGAGCACTTGATACAAAGAATTTTGATTTTAATACCCAGCTAACGGTCCGAACCGGACCATTCATTATATATGTTCGAACGAGTTGGTTACTAGTATTTTAACCAATGCTTTCCCCGAACAGAATCAAGTTTTGTTCATGAAGAAAAATTTGCGGAGGTACAGAATAATTTGGAAAACATCAGATACATAGATATCTCGATTCATCCAAGCAAAGATACGGCAGCGATACCGACGGACGATTTGGAGACAAGCGCCAATCAATTCAGACTCCGCTCCGTACTCTCGCCCGTCACTGCCATCAACAGCCTCAGACACACCTTCATTTTCGTCTCCCATATCACTTGTTACCAAGTCGTTTAACCctcaagtactcatcaaTGACTGAAGGAAGCAACTATGACTATCTTTTCAAAGTAAGATCACCCTTCATTCCTCTAATTGACACAATTTCATCAGTTGTAGGTTGTCCTCATTGGAGACTCTGGCGTCGGCAAATCGTACGTTTTATCCATACTCGACTGATTCTTGTCATTGAAGTTTAATCCTTTCGCAGCAACCGTAGGTTAATCTTGCTGTGATTGAGGAGATCAGATACGACAAAACCATCCCACAGTGCTTTCGCGATTCACCCGCAATGAATTCAACCTGGAATCAAAGTCCACGATTGGTGTAGAATTTGCAACAAGGTCGATAAATGTTGATGGTAAAACGGTGAAAGCTCAGATTTGGGACACTGGTGAGCCGTCCTATCCTATCGCTGTTCACCCCTCTACCTTGACTCTTCGTTACCTTTCTTTGTCCGTCATGGCGAATTTTCCACTGACTCGGCCGTTTGTACTTCTAGCTGGACAAGAGCGTTACCGGGCAATCACATCTGCGTTAGTGGACTGCGGTAGACCAACTCCCGCCTCGCCTTCTAatgctgtttttttttgacagGTATTACCGAGGAGCTGTTGGTGCACTACTCGTTTATGATATTGCAAAGCATGCAACATACGTCAATGTTACTCGGTGGTTGAAGGAACTTCGGGATCATGCCGACTCGAATATCGTCATTATGTTGGTGGGGAACAAGAGTGATTTGAAGCACCTGCGAGCAGTACCGACCGACGAGGCGAAAACGTTTGCATGTATGTTTCATTCACCTCACTTCGTCTCAAACTCGAGTTGAATGGACTCGTTTTAGCGGAGAACGGTCTGTCTTTCATTGAGACGTCAGCGCTGGACGCATCAAACGTCGAATCTGCTTTCCAGACCATCTTGACAGGTACGGAGTGGCCTTTTGACCCGCTATGAAATAACAAATCGCGGTTTTCATTCCAGATATCTACCGTATTGTGTCGAGCAAATCTCTGGAATCATCGTCAAACCCAGTCGAAGCTCCTGGTCCTAGCATCAGCGTTGGCCCTAGCGTAGACACGAATGCCCAGCAGGGAAGCAAATGTTGTTAGATGCAGTGTATAGGGAGTTATGATTAATGATTCCGCTTTTCTGTGGCTATTTTTCGACTTAGTGTATATACCTCTACCTTCTGCTATATTCCTATTTTTTGTGGGTGAAAGCGTTAGCTGTCAAACACCCCTGTACGGGTGACGCGGCCTGCGGGCTAGCTCCAACGATCTCGGCCCTCGACAACCCTCGACCTAGTGGGTAAAAAagcaatttttttttcaaaagTTTCTGGGTACTTACATACCCGGTACACCGCCAAAGATGGCCTACTTAGGGATCGTAGGTGGTGCTCAATAAGTATGGTGGTTGTACACTAGGATCGGAGTGTCGGCCAAAATAATCACTAATACCTCTTTAATTTTTGGTACATCGGATATATGCCCTCCTGTCACATTCTCTGGTTGAGTTTCTTTCGCAAACCCAATGACGACTAATTTCAATGAATATATTCAGCAGAGCAAAAACAACAGTAAAAGTACGCCTTCAATTACTCCTTAGGCTGACTGGCGACTAAATAAACATTTAGATATACATAATTGGAGATTCAGCGCAACAAGATTCGAAGAAGCTGATGAGCGTTGGCAAAGGTTTTATAGAGAGTGCCGGGGCATTGAACCGCAAAACAATGATAACGGAAGGTTCTGGTTTCCGATGACACACGACGCCTTCCGACCAAGAAAATGTTACGATGATTTATATTCAAAAGTGTGGACGTGGACTATGGAGGAAGATCATCAAATTCTCATTACTGGTCAGCCTGGTACAGGTACTTGGGATCTCCACTCTGTCCGGTTGGCTAGTCGTTGATTAGAAATTGCAGGCAAAAGGGTTGCTATGTGGTACCTCATTTATCGTGTTATTCGTGAGACGGATCTCCAACCAATCGTTTATGTGGACAGACAGACCACATACGTCTTCTACAATGGAAAGGTATTTTTCGGACCCACAAATGCTTGTGCTTCCGACGCGCTACCCAGTCCCAAGGCCGAACCAGCGACTCTCCTTGTTTTCCTGAATCTCGACACAACGAGCGCCTCTTTCTTGAGTGTCGGCAATGCATCGACCAGGCTCATCCAGGCCTCCTCCCCCAACCCAAAGAACCACCCATGGACCAAAAAGGACCTTCTTCATGTACAACTAGTGCTCCCTCTCTGGACAAAAAGCGAACTTGTGGAAAAGTATCAAACATATTCCCATCCGATAACCTCAGTCTTACTCGATGTTTACAGCTTTGAAATGGGATCGTCATGTACACGGTTTGTGGATACGCTACACGAATCCTTCGATGAACATGGAAACGCGAAAGAAGGTGTCGATCCAGACTTTGCCAGTCGCTTCAAGTCAGCATTGGAACAGGCACTACAAGCAGACACACATCTCGGCCCTCTCGACTGCACCCTCAAGTTGTCTCAGGCTGTCCTTATCAGTGCCGCCATGGCCAAATTCGGCTCTGTAGCCCGCGACGTCTTCGCAGCCCTCCTCGACCCGCTTAGTGTAGATGCGGAAGTGGACACCGCTGTTGATAAGCTCACCTTGGACGATCTACTCACTGCTTCGATCGA harbors:
- a CDS encoding uncharacterized protein (BUSCO:EOG09264HHW) translates to MTEGSNYDYLFKVVLIGDSGVGKSNLLSRFTRNEFNLESKSTIGVEFATRSINVDGKTVKAQIWDTGEPSYPIAVHPSTLTLRYLSLSVMANFPLTRPFVLLAGQERYRAITSAYYRGAVGALLVYDIAKHATYVNVTRWLKELRDHADSNIVIMLVGNKSDLKHLRAVPTDEAKTFASENGLSFIETSALDASNVESAFQTILTDIYRIVSSKSLESSSNPVEAPGPSISVGPSVDTNAQQGSKCC